The proteins below are encoded in one region of Hordeum vulgare subsp. vulgare chromosome 3H, MorexV3_pseudomolecules_assembly, whole genome shotgun sequence:
- the LOC123443465 gene encoding RNA-binding protein P-like, producing MGKKRKLEPKSTLAANSSAAKASAAPKIAEPAAPPPQPETLAEYYRPSSQTVTKESGSISRGAAVKEEVGGEEDEWEEVEEEVEEEEEEEEAEVEEEEQQQTEEAEEGDSDPASIQELLEVFPKEQLVELLRDAAVGHRDVLESVRRAADADPAQRKIFVHGLGWDTTVDILTEAFRPYGEIEDLKLVSDRNTGKCKGYGFILFRRRSGARAALLEPQKKIGNRTTSCQLASLGPVPSGGAANNPMLATAPALAPAALILPPVSEYTQRKIFVSNVGADIDPQKLLQFFSKYGEIEEGPLGLDKATGKPKGFALFVYRTLEGAKKALQEPHKSFEGVVLHCQKAIDGPKPNRGGGHGATTTIERKGAAGYSASSRSLPGNVGAGYGMASPASLSSMPGAVPGGPGMNPALGQALTAFLATQGGGLGLNNILGVGPNSSGVPNSGSSGALGGGGGGGVPGMPGGYMGGYGGGGGYGGPPGGPGRNYMGH from the coding sequence ATGGGCAAGAAGCGGAAGCTCGAGCCGAAATCCACCTTGGCAGCAAACTCCTCCGCCGCTAAGGCTTCAGCTGCCCCAAAGATCGCCGAGCCGGCAGCCCCTCCCCCCcagcccgaaaccctagccgagtACTACCGACCTTCCTCCCAAACCGTGACCAAGGAGAGCGGCTCCATCTCTAGGGGCGCGGCGGTGAAGGAGGAGgtgggcggcgaggaggacgagtgggaggaggtggaggaggaggtggaggaggaggaggaggaggaggaggcggaggtcgAGGAGGAAGAGCAGCAACagacggaggaggcggaggagggcgACAGCGACCCCGCCTCGATCCAGGAGCTGCTGGAGGTGTTCCCCAAGGAGCAGCTCGTGGAGCTGCTCCGCGACGCCGCCGTCGGCCACCGCGACGTGCTCGAGTCCGTCCGCCGCGCGGCCGACGCGGATCCAGCTCAGCGGAAGATCTTTGTCCATGGCCTCGGCTGGGACACCACCGTGGACATCCTCACTGAGGCTTTCCGCCCCTATGGGGAGATCGAGGATCTCAAGCTCGTCTCAGACCGTAACACGGGCAAGTGCAAGGGCTACGGGTTCATCCTCTTCCGCCGCCGTTCTGGCGCCCGCGCGGCCCTGCTGGAGCCCCAGAAGAAGATCGGCAACCGCACTACCTCCTGCCAGCTCGCTTCTTTGGGCCCTGTCCCATCTGGCGGTGCGGCCAACAACCCTATGTTGGCTACAGCTCCAGCCTTGGCTCCTGCAGCCTTGATACTACCGCCAGTTTCTGAGTACACACAGCGGAAGATTTTTGTCAGCAATGTTGGTGCAGATATAGACCCACAGAAACTGCTGCAATTCTTTTCAAagtatggtgaaattgaggagggtcCTCTTGGGCTTGACAAGGCAACCGGGAAGCCCAAGGGCTTTGCTCTGTTTGTTTACAGGACCCTTGAGGGCGCCAAGAAGGCGCTCCAGGAGCCGCACAAGTCATTTGAGGGTGTTGTGCTGCACTGCCAGAAGGCAATCGATGGACCAAAACCCAACAGAGGAGGAGGACATGGTGCCACAACTACAATTGAGAGGAAGGGCGCTGCTGGCTATAGTGCTAGTAGCCGTTCTCTGCCTGGTAATGTTGGTGCTGGTTATGGTATGGCATCTCCAGCGAGCTTGTCTTCAATGCCTGGGGCTGTACCTGGTGGTCCAGGGATGAATCCCGCACTGGGCCAGGCTTTAACAGCTTTCCTAGCCACCCAAGGTGGAGGGTTGGGTCTGAACAACATCCTTGGAGTTGGTCCTAATAGTTCAGGGGTGCCAAATTCAGGGTCTTCTGGAgctcttggtggtggtggtggtggtggtgtacctGGAATGCCTGGCGGTTATATGGGAGGCTATGGGGGTGGTGGCGGGTATGGTGGTCCACCTGGAGGTCCAGGAAGAAATTACATGGGTCATTAG